The genomic window TGTCGTCGGGATCGGTCGACAGCGCGCGCTGCAACAGCTTCAAGGCCGAGACGCCGTCGATGAGCGCGTGGTGCATCTTCGTGTAGACCGCGAACCGACCGTCTTTCAAGCCCTCGATGATGTGGGCCTCCCACAGCGGACGGTGGCGATCGAGCAGGCTGCTGTGCCTGCGCGAAGTAATCTCCAGCAGCTCGCGCACTCGCCCGGGCGACGGCAGCGCCGAGCGCCGGACGTGATAATCGATGTCGATGTCGATGTCCTTGTCGTAGGTCCAACCCAGGTTCGCGATGGGGCCGACCAACGTCGCGGGATGCTTGAGAAACGTGGGCTGCAGATCCCGCTGAGCGATCAACCGGTCGTACAGATCCCGGACGAAACCCGGGCCGGCACCCGGCGGGATCTGGTAGAGCTGCAGGCCACCGACATGCATCGGGTGCTCGCGTGATTCGCCCAGCAGAAAGACCGCATCAGTCGGGCTCATCAGTGCCATTCGTCAATTAGACCCCGTGGTCGGCCCGTTTGGCCAAGATCGTCGTTCCGCCTCTCGAGCCGATCGCCAACTGCCGATCGCCATGGGACCATGGGTGGGTGACGACGACGGTGTCGTGGGACGTGGTGGGCGTTGACAAGCCGGAAGGCGTCAACGTGATCATCGGCCAGGCTCACTTCATCAAGACCGTCGAAGACCTGCACGAGGCCCTCGCCGGGGTGAGCGCGACGTTGCGGTTCGGCCTGGCGTTCTGTGAGGCATCCGGACCGCGGTTGGTTCGCCACTCCGGCAACGATCCCGAGCTGATCGAACTCGCGACCAACACCGCGCGCGCAATCGCGGCTGGGCACAGTTTCGTGATCTTCCTGCGGGAGGGTTTCCCCGTCAACGTGCTGAATCCCGTCAAGGCAGTGCCCGAAGTCTGCGGAATCTACTGCGCCACAGCGAATCCGGTCGATGTCATTGTCGCGGTGACCCCGCGTGGCCGCGGCATCGTGGGAGTGGTCGACGGGCAGACGCCGGTCGGCGTGGAGACCGACCGGGACGTGTCGGAGCGCCACGACCTATTGCGTGCCATCGGTTACAAGCTCTGACTGTCGGCGGGCACCGTCAGTTCCAGATGTCAATTCGACCCATTCCGGCGCGATCCGCAAAGATCCGGCGGTACCTTCGCGCACAACGGCTGATCGCCGAAAACGGCTGTTGCACGGCACGGGAGGCTTCCTGGCATGGACAAATTCACGCCGTCGATCGACTGGAGCAACGAGTTGCTTCCGTCGTTGCGATGGATCGCCGAAACCTGGGCGATCAGCGCGGTCTGCCTGCTCCTCTTCGGTGTCGCGGCCGCCCGGTTCACCGTGTGGGGAGCCCAGTTCTGGCGCATCACCGGCGCGTACTTCACCGGCCGACGCAGCGTCGGGGTCTGGGCGTTGTTCGGCGTGCTGCTGCTGTCGGTGATGATCGCGGTGCGGATCAACGTGCTGCTCAGCTATTACAGCAACGACCTGTACTCCGCGCTGCAGACCGCGTTCCAGGGCGCCGGCGCGGGAAACGTAGCGGTGCGGGACTCCGGCATTCACGGCTTCTGGATGGCCATCTGGATCTTCTGCGTCCTCGCGACGCTGCACGTGATCCGGGCCATGGCGGATTTGTATCTGACGCAACGCTTCGTCATCGCCTGGCGGATCTGGCTCACCGACCGGCTCACGGCCGACTGGCTCGACGAGCGGGCCTACTACCGAAGCCGGTTCATCGACGCGACCATCGACAACCCGGACCAACGCATCCAGCAGGACGTCGACATTTTCACCGCCGGGTCCGGCGGCGGCGGGAATCATCCGTCCAACGGCTCCACCAGCAAGCTCCTCTTCGGCGCCGTGGACTCTGTGGTCACGGTCGTGTCCTTCGGGGTAATTCTGTGGCAGCTGTCCGGCACGGTGCACCTGCTCGGGATCTCCATACCCAAGGCGCTGTTCTGGGCGGCGCTCGTCCATGTCCTGATCGCGACGATCGTCGCCTTCTGGATCGGCCATCCGCTGACCCGGTTCAGCTTCCGCAACGAAATGCGCAATGCCGCCTTCCGATACGCCTTGGTGCGCCTGCGCGACGCCGCCGAGGCGGTCGGCTTCTACCGCGGCGAGCGGGCCGAACGCAACGAGCTGTCGACCCGGTTCGACGCAGCGATCGCCAACTACCGCGGTTACGTGCGGCGCACCATCGGCTTCCTCGGCTGGAATGTCACGGTGACACAGGTGATCAACCCGCTGCCGTTCATCGTGCAGGCGCCGCGGCTGTTCGCAGGCACCATCAAGTTCGGTGGCGTGATGCAGTCGGCCAAGGCGTTCGCCCACATCGAAACCTCGCTGTCGTTTTTCCGCAACGCCTACGACCGGTTTGCCAGCTACCGTGCCTCTATCATCCGCCTGCACGGGCTGGTCGAAGCCAACGCCCAGGCGCGCGAATTGCCCTCGCTGACAATGGCCTCCAGCGTCGACGGTTCGGTCGAGTTCGCCGATGTCGAGGTCCGCACCCCGGCCGGCGCCCAACTGATCGAGCCGCTCGATCTGCGGCTGGTCCCCGGCGACGCCCTGGTCATCACCGGAAAGTCGGGCAGCGGTAAGACGACGCTGCTGCGGACGATGGCGCAGCTATGGCCGTACGCCTCGGGCACCCTGCGCCGCCCCGACGGGGACAACCAGGTGATGTTCCTGTCGCAGTTGCCCTATGTCCCGCTGGGTAATCTGCGCGCAGTGGTGTCTTACCCGGCCGCGGCCGGTGACATCGCCGACGACACCCTGCGGGACGTGTTGACGCGGGTCGCTTTGCCCAGCCTGGTGGCCCGCCTCGATGAAGTCCAGGACTGGGCCAAGGTGCTGTCGCCCGGGGAGCAGCAACGCATCGCGTTCGCCCGCGTGCTCGCCGTCAGACCCAAGGCGGTGTTCCTCGACGAGGCCACGTCGGCCGTCGACGAAGCGCTGGAGTTCTTGCTGTACAACCTGTTACGCACCGAGCTCCCGGAGTGCATCGTCATCAGCGTCAGCCACCGCACCACCATCGAGCAACACCATCATCAGGAGCTGGCGTTGCTCGGCGGTGGGCCTTGGCACCTCAGGGACATTCCCGAGCAGGTGCCGGCACCCTAGTTCACTGCGGCGCGCAGCTCGTGCCGGCCTGGGCAGTCGAGTGGCTAGAGCAGATCGGTGATGGTCTTCAGGCCCGCGTCGTAGAGGACGCCGGGC from Mycobacterium shigaense includes these protein-coding regions:
- a CDS encoding adenosine-specific kinase, coding for MTTTVSWDVVGVDKPEGVNVIIGQAHFIKTVEDLHEALAGVSATLRFGLAFCEASGPRLVRHSGNDPELIELATNTARAIAAGHSFVIFLREGFPVNVLNPVKAVPEVCGIYCATANPVDVIVAVTPRGRGIVGVVDGQTPVGVETDRDVSERHDLLRAIGYKL
- a CDS encoding ABC transporter ATP-binding protein/permease encodes the protein MDKFTPSIDWSNELLPSLRWIAETWAISAVCLLLFGVAAARFTVWGAQFWRITGAYFTGRRSVGVWALFGVLLLSVMIAVRINVLLSYYSNDLYSALQTAFQGAGAGNVAVRDSGIHGFWMAIWIFCVLATLHVIRAMADLYLTQRFVIAWRIWLTDRLTADWLDERAYYRSRFIDATIDNPDQRIQQDVDIFTAGSGGGGNHPSNGSTSKLLFGAVDSVVTVVSFGVILWQLSGTVHLLGISIPKALFWAALVHVLIATIVAFWIGHPLTRFSFRNEMRNAAFRYALVRLRDAAEAVGFYRGERAERNELSTRFDAAIANYRGYVRRTIGFLGWNVTVTQVINPLPFIVQAPRLFAGTIKFGGVMQSAKAFAHIETSLSFFRNAYDRFASYRASIIRLHGLVEANAQARELPSLTMASSVDGSVEFADVEVRTPAGAQLIEPLDLRLVPGDALVITGKSGSGKTTLLRTMAQLWPYASGTLRRPDGDNQVMFLSQLPYVPLGNLRAVVSYPAAAGDIADDTLRDVLTRVALPSLVARLDEVQDWAKVLSPGEQQRIAFARVLAVRPKAVFLDEATSAVDEALEFLLYNLLRTELPECIVISVSHRTTIEQHHHQELALLGGGPWHLRDIPEQVPAP